Proteins encoded within one genomic window of Bacillus sp. F19:
- a CDS encoding ribonucleoside-diphosphate reductase subunit alpha translates to MATTMATIIFNELTLEKSPFSEKRIKNFIDEIGHDFKELDLDDYSTRIIQSIEGRNDYTTSQISNLLILEGLSNISELEPQWTYFCARIYLRKLYKEAAFNRNQHNGYDSFLNLIKTLTDKGIYSPHLLNAYSHEEIESLSSIIQPEKDKLFTYIGLRTLSDRYLARDFDKKVFELPQERYLVIAMTLMANEKTEHRLQLVKEAYWALSNLYMTVATPTLSNAGKPVGQLSSCFIDTVDDSLQGIFDSNTDIANLSKSGGGIGVYLGKIRSRGSDIKGFKGVSSGVIPWMKQLNNTAVSVDQLGQRKGAIAVYLDVWHKDIFSFLDSKLNNGDERLRTHDLFTGVCLPDLFMEQAENRGDWHLFDPHEVRKVMGYSLEDFYDEGKGFGSFRDKYWECVNHPYLSKQTVPAIEIMKGIMKGQLESGTPFMFYRDEVNRSNPNSHKGMVYCSNLCTEITQNQSATTMDEQFTEDGKIITVKTPGDFVVCNLSSINLARAADDEVLERLITIQVRMLDNVIDLNDIPVMQAKLTNQKYRAVGLGTFGWHHLLALKRLKWEDEEAVQYADKLYEEIAFYTIQASMKLAAEKGAYPVFEGSKWHTGEYFESRDYTSENMPWDELKQQVMEKGLRNGYLMAVAPNASTSILAGSTASIDPIFQKMYSEEKKDYKIPVTAPDLNAETTWYYKSAYFIDQMWSIRQNAARQKHIDQSVSFNFYVQNTIKAKELLNLHLSAWKAGLKTTYYVRSTSSAIEDCESCAS, encoded by the coding sequence ATGGCAACCACAATGGCAACTATTATTTTTAATGAACTGACACTTGAAAAATCCCCATTTTCAGAAAAACGGATTAAGAACTTCATAGATGAAATCGGACACGACTTCAAAGAGCTTGACCTGGATGATTACAGCACAAGAATCATCCAAAGCATCGAAGGCCGAAATGATTACACAACATCCCAAATCTCCAATCTCCTTATTCTCGAAGGCCTCTCCAATATTAGTGAGCTTGAGCCTCAATGGACTTACTTTTGTGCTCGCATTTATCTAAGAAAGCTTTATAAGGAAGCTGCATTCAACCGCAATCAGCATAATGGATATGATTCGTTTCTGAACCTGATCAAAACACTCACTGATAAGGGCATATACAGTCCGCATTTGCTTAACGCTTATTCACATGAAGAAATAGAAAGCCTCTCTTCCATCATTCAGCCGGAAAAAGACAAGCTGTTTACATATATTGGACTTCGCACTCTGTCTGACCGCTATTTAGCAAGAGATTTTGATAAAAAAGTATTTGAACTGCCTCAGGAACGTTATCTGGTCATTGCCATGACACTAATGGCCAATGAAAAGACAGAGCATCGTCTGCAGCTTGTCAAAGAAGCATACTGGGCACTCAGCAATTTGTACATGACCGTTGCTACACCGACGCTTTCAAATGCAGGCAAGCCTGTTGGCCAGCTGTCGAGCTGTTTTATAGATACAGTAGATGATAGTCTGCAAGGAATCTTTGACAGCAATACAGATATTGCAAATCTTTCAAAATCAGGCGGAGGCATCGGAGTTTATTTAGGAAAAATCCGCAGCCGCGGAAGTGACATCAAAGGCTTTAAAGGGGTCTCATCCGGTGTAATCCCATGGATGAAGCAGCTGAATAATACGGCAGTAAGCGTAGATCAGCTCGGTCAAAGAAAAGGAGCCATCGCTGTCTATTTGGATGTGTGGCATAAAGATATCTTTTCATTCCTTGATTCAAAGCTGAATAATGGCGACGAACGTTTAAGAACTCACGATTTATTTACAGGTGTCTGCTTGCCGGATCTTTTCATGGAGCAGGCGGAAAACCGCGGCGACTGGCATTTATTTGATCCGCATGAAGTCCGTAAAGTAATGGGGTATTCCTTAGAAGATTTCTACGATGAAGGAAAAGGCTTCGGCTCGTTCCGCGATAAGTATTGGGAATGCGTCAATCATCCTTATCTATCTAAACAAACCGTACCTGCTATTGAAATTATGAAAGGCATCATGAAAGGCCAGCTTGAATCAGGCACCCCATTCATGTTTTATCGTGATGAAGTGAACCGCAGCAATCCGAATTCACATAAAGGCATGGTCTATTGCAGCAATCTATGTACAGAAATCACTCAGAATCAGAGTGCAACGACTATGGATGAGCAATTCACAGAAGACGGCAAAATCATCACCGTTAAAACGCCGGGAGACTTTGTTGTCTGCAATCTGTCATCTATTAATCTGGCAAGAGCTGCCGATGATGAAGTGCTGGAGCGCCTTATTACCATCCAGGTCAGAATGCTCGATAACGTGATTGATCTGAATGACATACCTGTGATGCAGGCTAAACTCACCAATCAGAAATACCGCGCAGTGGGCCTTGGAACATTCGGATGGCATCACCTGCTTGCTTTAAAACGTCTGAAATGGGAAGACGAAGAAGCCGTACAGTATGCTGACAAATTATATGAAGAGATTGCCTTTTACACGATCCAGGCAAGTATGAAGCTTGCTGCTGAAAAAGGAGCCTATCCAGTTTTTGAGGGATCAAAATGGCATACCGGAGAGTATTTCGAAAGCAGAGATTACACATCTGAAAATATGCCATGGGATGAATTAAAACAGCAGGTAATGGAAAAAGGGCTTCGCAACGGCTACTTAATGGCGGTGGCGCCAAATGCTTCAACCTCCATTCTTGCAGGCAGTACAGCGAGCATCGATCCAATTTTCCAAAAAATGTACTCTGAAGAGAAAAAGGATTATAAAATACCTGTTACTGCTCCAGATTTAAATGCCGAAACCACATGGTACTACAAGTCAGCTTATTTTATTGATCAAATGTGGAGCATCAGGCAAAATGCCGCAAGACAAAAGCATATTGATCAATCGGTTTCGTTTAATTTTTATGTACAGAACACGATAAAAGCAAAAGAATTGCTGAACTTGCACCTATCAGCCTGGAAGGCAGGTTTAAAGACCACCTATTATGTCCGGTCTACTTCAAGTGCCATAGAAGACTGTGAGTCTTGCGCGAGCTAA
- the dat gene encoding D-amino-acid transaminase, giving the protein MYILLNGEFKQKNEVSIDFEDRGYQFGDGVYEVIRIYNGSFFAMKEHMERFVRSAKEIKIVLQNTAEELTAMLNELLSKNQVQDGAVYMQITRGVTGRKHLFPGQDVKPQIVAYPIPCSKPAAEQEKGIKLHLMEDVRWLRCDIKSLNLLGNVLAKQEAFENGAYEALLHRGEHITEGSSSNFYGIRNGVIYTHPANNLILNGITRMKVVELCEKNGLTLIEEMIKADDLVNLDEAFITSTTSEVIPVIEIDSMKVSEGVPGPVTRELQRLFEEMID; this is encoded by the coding sequence ATGTACATACTTTTAAACGGTGAATTTAAACAGAAAAACGAAGTATCCATTGATTTTGAGGATAGAGGATATCAATTCGGGGATGGTGTGTACGAGGTTATCAGAATATATAATGGCTCATTTTTTGCGATGAAAGAGCACATGGAACGATTTGTAAGAAGTGCAAAAGAGATTAAAATTGTCCTGCAGAATACAGCAGAGGAATTAACGGCGATGCTGAATGAGCTGCTTAGCAAAAATCAAGTGCAGGATGGTGCGGTCTATATGCAAATCACACGGGGCGTAACAGGGAGGAAGCACCTTTTTCCAGGGCAAGACGTTAAGCCTCAAATTGTGGCCTATCCAATTCCCTGTTCAAAACCTGCAGCAGAGCAGGAAAAAGGAATTAAATTGCATTTGATGGAGGATGTCCGCTGGCTCCGATGTGACATTAAAAGTTTGAATTTGCTTGGGAATGTCCTTGCCAAGCAGGAAGCTTTTGAAAATGGGGCATATGAGGCTCTGCTGCACAGGGGCGAGCATATAACAGAAGGCTCTTCGTCAAATTTTTACGGAATAAGGAACGGTGTGATTTATACTCATCCTGCTAATAACTTGATTTTAAATGGCATCACACGAATGAAGGTTGTTGAGCTGTGTGAAAAAAACGGTTTAACGCTAATCGAAGAAATGATCAAAGCAGATGATCTTGTAAACCTTGATGAAGCGTTTATTACATCAACAACCAGTGAAGTCATTCCAGTTATTGAGATTGACTCAATGAAAGTCAGTGAGGGAGTACCGGGGCCGGTTACGAGAGAACTTCAGCGATTGTTTGAGGAAATGATAGATTAA
- the nhaC gene encoding Na+/H+ antiporter NhaC, producing MNHSKTVPFGTAVMVFLSMIAIIFISLFYLKTEPHLPLMLCIVLLSGVAFIYKFSWKEIEAGLVKGIQNGVQPIIILALIGILIGAWMFSGTIPTVMIYALNLIDPGSLLILTLICCTIISSLVGSSFTTVSTVGVALMGVAIAAGVPVEWAAGAVICGACFGDKMSPMSDTTNFSSGVASVNIFTHIQHMSKTTIPAFLITAFLFWYMGTTLTINAATLANIEEIMTVMQQHVQISAWTLLSPLLVIVLAMTRIPVIPALAAGIGTAGAIGLLFQDQATFAQFLNVLQNGTSFSIEHEVVQNMLNRGGLQSMMWSISLIMIAFALGGLMDTLQLIQTLLNGLIQRIKVKGQLILAAVCSSIGVNLVTGEQYLSIFIPGQAFKSAFEKLNIEKKYLSRSLEDGGTLVNPLIPWGVSGAFFAQTLGVDVIQYIPFAFFLYLSPLFSILFGFLPERKNNRKPNLESIAS from the coding sequence ATGAATCATTCCAAAACCGTTCCATTTGGAACTGCAGTCATGGTTTTTCTATCGATGATTGCCATTATATTTATCAGTTTATTTTACTTAAAAACAGAACCGCACCTGCCGCTGATGCTGTGTATTGTTTTATTAAGCGGAGTTGCCTTCATTTATAAATTTTCCTGGAAAGAGATCGAAGCAGGTTTAGTAAAAGGAATACAAAATGGCGTTCAGCCCATAATTATCCTTGCATTAATCGGTATCCTGATCGGTGCTTGGATGTTCAGCGGTACCATTCCAACCGTCATGATTTATGCACTGAATCTGATTGATCCTGGTTCGTTGCTCATTTTGACTCTCATTTGCTGCACCATTATCTCTTCATTAGTGGGAAGCAGTTTCACAACTGTGAGTACAGTTGGAGTCGCTCTTATGGGCGTTGCCATTGCTGCAGGTGTTCCTGTCGAGTGGGCTGCGGGCGCTGTGATTTGCGGAGCTTGCTTTGGGGATAAGATGTCGCCAATGTCCGATACGACAAACTTTTCATCGGGCGTTGCATCCGTCAATATTTTTACACATATTCAGCATATGTCCAAAACAACGATTCCTGCTTTTTTAATTACAGCTTTTCTTTTTTGGTACATGGGTACAACCTTAACTATTAATGCGGCAACTTTGGCTAATATTGAAGAAATCATGACAGTGATGCAGCAGCATGTACAGATCAGTGCATGGACGCTCCTGTCTCCCCTGCTTGTGATTGTCCTTGCAATGACAAGAATACCTGTCATTCCTGCTCTTGCAGCCGGAATCGGGACTGCCGGTGCAATCGGACTCTTATTTCAAGATCAAGCTACGTTTGCCCAATTTTTAAATGTGCTGCAAAACGGCACTTCGTTCAGCATTGAACATGAAGTGGTTCAAAACATGCTGAATCGCGGAGGACTTCAGTCCATGATGTGGTCGATTTCTCTTATTATGATCGCTTTTGCTTTAGGCGGTTTAATGGACACTCTTCAGCTGATACAGACACTGTTGAACGGCTTAATTCAGCGAATCAAAGTAAAAGGTCAGCTGATCCTTGCTGCAGTTTGTTCGTCAATCGGAGTCAACTTAGTAACAGGAGAGCAATACCTTTCTATTTTTATTCCCGGTCAAGCTTTCAAGAGTGCTTTTGAAAAACTGAACATAGAAAAGAAATACCTATCAAGATCACTTGAGGATGGAGGTACTCTCGTCAATCCATTAATCCCGTGGGGAGTCAGCGGAGCGTTCTTTGCACAGACACTTGGGGTCGATGTTATTCAGTACATTCCGTTTGCGTTCTTCTTATATCTTTCTCCTTTGTTCAGCATTTTGTTCGGGTTTCTTCCTGAACGTAAAAATAACAGGAAACCAAACTTAGAATCAATTGCATCTTAA
- a CDS encoding universal stress protein, whose amino-acid sequence MNTFKHIVVAYDGQDESQAALRTGIDLSKQLESRLTVVHVFQEEHAMRTRGIQPVIPSAPANGYLTDNLQNYPVAPDPSQQLDQTHTQHDYFDNADQMVSRIRMKMDENQAIGEIEILSGSPSDAILNYAEEKNADLIVMGSRDSGGLKKLLFGGVSDKVSHNSAISVLIAK is encoded by the coding sequence ATGAACACGTTTAAACATATAGTGGTAGCCTATGATGGACAGGATGAAAGTCAGGCAGCTTTAAGAACAGGAATAGATTTGAGCAAACAATTAGAATCCAGGCTGACTGTCGTTCACGTTTTCCAAGAAGAACACGCGATGCGCACCAGAGGAATTCAGCCTGTTATTCCAAGTGCACCTGCCAATGGCTATTTGACAGACAATCTGCAAAACTATCCGGTCGCGCCTGACCCGTCACAGCAGCTCGATCAAACTCACACCCAGCATGATTATTTTGATAACGCAGATCAAATGGTTTCAAGAATCAGGATGAAAATGGATGAGAATCAGGCTATTGGAGAGATTGAAATCTTATCAGGTTCTCCATCAGATGCGATTTTGAATTATGCAGAAGAAAAAAATGCTGATTTAATTGTAATGGGCAGCAGAGATTCAGGCGGCCTCAAAAAATTGCTGTTTGGCGGAGTAAGCGATAAAGTGTCCCATAACTCAGCTATTTCGGTGCTGATCGCAAAATAA
- a CDS encoding PBP1A family penicillin-binding protein, whose product MVKSLFSTKGVFTKLIIFVLLAIILVFMVHNVVIASQDVSKLEERANAPTIIYDQNGEIASKISTSKNEWVDYQDVPEHFYEALQATEDQNFYSHGGIDYIGIMRAAFKNVAAGGVVEGGSTLTQQLAKNTLLTQDQTFKRKFDEYFIAKKIEEEYSKEEILELYVNKIYFGEGAWGLKRAAKVYFGKEAADLTINESAILVGLIKAPTNYSPVKNLEKSLDRRDVVLSLMKKEKFITDEQMNEAKNEKVVLERKELDEYKGRYPFYVDHVIEEAIKKYGLTQNEILAGGFEIHTELRQDMQSSIEEVYKDDANFPDSQSDQLVQSGAVLVNPKTGGVQALVGGRGEHSFRQFNRATQLKRQPGSTMKPIAVYTPALENGMDVYSKLKDEPLDINGYSPKNFDGSYHGEVTMYEALVKSHNVPTVWALNEIGVQAGVDASKRFGLPITENDKNLSLGLGGLDKGVSPLNMAEAYTAFPNEGTRVEAHAITKIVDVQGNTIAEWKKKETNVTTKEVAQKMTHMMLGVVKEGTGKKAQLENHELAGKTGSTQLGIDGIDGVKDQWFVGYTPNVVGAIWLGYDQTDQNNYLNTSSSATAAPLFKVIMDAALKNEKPEDFNLPPLKETESKSKKKKTDPSNEEIKKIQEEKRKQEADEKAKRDEQARMEEQERLKQEEKAKADAAKQKEEEQKQEQKRKEEQAKKEEEQARKEEEEAKKEEERKKEEEKKQNKEKPAEPEPPAEPPADGGSDTGDTSGN is encoded by the coding sequence ATGGTCAAGTCACTATTTTCTACTAAGGGTGTATTTACAAAGCTGATTATTTTCGTACTGCTGGCAATCATCCTTGTGTTTATGGTACATAATGTAGTCATCGCATCACAGGATGTCAGCAAATTAGAAGAAAGAGCAAATGCACCAACTATTATTTATGATCAAAATGGCGAGATTGCAAGCAAAATTTCAACCTCTAAAAATGAGTGGGTAGATTATCAGGATGTACCGGAGCATTTCTACGAAGCTCTTCAAGCTACGGAAGATCAAAATTTCTACAGTCACGGCGGTATCGATTATATCGGCATTATGCGTGCTGCTTTTAAGAATGTGGCGGCTGGAGGCGTAGTTGAGGGAGGAAGCACACTCACTCAGCAGCTTGCCAAAAATACGCTGCTGACTCAGGATCAAACGTTTAAACGGAAGTTCGATGAGTATTTTATTGCAAAAAAGATTGAAGAAGAATATTCAAAGGAAGAAATTTTAGAACTCTATGTTAATAAAATCTATTTCGGAGAAGGAGCATGGGGGCTGAAAAGAGCAGCTAAAGTTTATTTTGGAAAAGAAGCAGCTGATCTCACAATAAATGAATCTGCTATTTTAGTAGGACTAATTAAAGCGCCGACGAACTATTCTCCTGTGAAAAATCTCGAAAAATCATTAGACCGCAGGGATGTTGTCCTAAGTTTAATGAAAAAAGAAAAGTTCATAACGGATGAACAAATGAATGAAGCGAAAAATGAAAAAGTCGTGCTCGAAAGAAAGGAACTTGATGAATATAAGGGACGTTATCCTTTCTATGTGGATCATGTCATTGAAGAAGCCATTAAAAAATATGGCCTGACTCAAAATGAAATTTTAGCAGGAGGCTTTGAAATTCATACAGAGCTGCGTCAGGATATGCAATCATCCATTGAAGAGGTTTATAAGGATGATGCTAATTTTCCTGATAGTCAGAGCGATCAGCTCGTTCAAAGCGGAGCAGTCCTCGTCAACCCTAAAACAGGAGGAGTACAGGCACTTGTTGGTGGAAGAGGAGAGCATTCATTCAGACAGTTTAACAGGGCAACTCAGCTGAAAAGGCAGCCTGGTTCGACGATGAAGCCAATTGCTGTTTATACACCTGCTTTAGAAAACGGGATGGACGTTTATTCGAAATTGAAAGACGAACCGCTTGATATCAACGGGTATTCCCCTAAAAACTTCGACGGCAGCTATCATGGCGAGGTTACTATGTATGAGGCTCTAGTTAAGTCGCACAACGTTCCGACTGTATGGGCGCTAAATGAAATAGGCGTACAAGCAGGCGTTGATGCCTCTAAACGCTTTGGCCTGCCGATTACCGAGAATGACAAGAACTTAAGTTTAGGTCTCGGGGGTCTTGATAAAGGCGTGTCTCCTCTGAATATGGCAGAAGCTTACACTGCTTTTCCAAACGAAGGAACCCGTGTTGAGGCTCATGCCATTACCAAAATTGTAGATGTTCAGGGAAATACGATTGCAGAATGGAAAAAGAAAGAAACAAACGTTACAACAAAGGAAGTAGCGCAAAAAATGACCCATATGATGCTTGGGGTAGTAAAAGAAGGAACAGGGAAAAAAGCACAGCTTGAAAATCATGAGCTGGCCGGAAAAACCGGCTCCACACAGCTTGGTATTGATGGAATAGATGGAGTAAAAGATCAATGGTTTGTCGGATATACTCCTAACGTTGTTGGAGCCATATGGCTTGGCTACGATCAAACAGATCAAAACAATTATCTGAACACATCAAGCAGTGCGACAGCTGCACCATTATTTAAAGTTATTATGGATGCGGCCCTTAAAAATGAAAAACCGGAGGATTTTAATCTTCCTCCTCTCAAGGAAACGGAAAGCAAGTCAAAGAAAAAGAAAACAGATCCTTCTAATGAAGAAATCAAAAAGATACAAGAAGAAAAAAGAAAACAAGAAGCCGATGAAAAAGCTAAACGAGATGAACAGGCAAGAATGGAAGAACAGGAACGCTTAAAACAGGAAGAAAAAGCAAAAGCCGATGCGGCTAAGCAAAAGGAAGAAGAGCAAAAACAAGAGCAAAAACGCAAAGAAGAACAAGCTAAAAAAGAAGAAGAACAGGCTAGAAAAGAAGAGGAAGAAGCTAAAAAAGAAGAAGAACGTAAAAAAGAAGAAGAGAAAAAACAAAACAAAGAAAAACCGGCAGAACCGGAACCGCCGGCAGAGCCCCCGGCAGATGGCGGCTCTGACACCGGAGATACATCAGGAAATTAA
- a CDS encoding ATP-binding cassette domain-containing protein: protein MFSVLVKLGWFFKKYWKRYTAAIVLLLVVNVLEIIPPKLLGNAIDDIQVGRFSSELLVQYIVLFLGLGVLVYILSYFWMYNLFGGAHLAERILRSKLMGQFLVMTPRFYEKNRTGDLMARATNDLKAISTTAGFGILTLVDSSMFMLTILMTMGILISWQLTFAAILPLPIMAIAMGIYGKKIHARFMAAQDAFGDMNDQVLESVAGVRVIRAYVQEKADVNRFNTLTDDVFRKNVSVAKIDALFEPTMKLLVGISYLIGLGYGAYLVFHNEITLGELVSFNVYLGMMIWPMFAIGELINIMQRGNASLDRISETLSYEADVKNHEQPQHIDSPKKIEFKNVSFQYPSSEVENLKNVSFTVNKGDTIGIVGKTGSGKTTIVKQLLRQYPAGSGQITMSGVPIEKIPLETLHRFIGYVPQDHVLFSRTVRENILFGKKDGSDAELNKAIDLAFFRKDLEMLPDGLNTLVGEKGVALSGGQKQRISIARALLVNPEILMLDDSLSAVDAKTETAIISNIRNERADKTTFITTHRLSAVEHADWILVLDEGKIIEEGRHQTLLANNGWYKEQYERQQIEAENEGGVGA, encoded by the coding sequence ATGTTTTCGGTGTTAGTGAAGTTAGGATGGTTTTTTAAAAAGTATTGGAAGCGGTATACAGCTGCAATCGTATTGCTTTTAGTTGTAAATGTTCTTGAAATTATTCCCCCTAAATTGCTTGGGAATGCAATAGATGATATTCAGGTTGGACGGTTTTCGAGTGAACTGCTCGTTCAATATATTGTATTGTTTCTTGGACTTGGTGTACTTGTTTATATTTTATCTTATTTCTGGATGTACAATTTATTTGGCGGGGCTCATTTGGCTGAAAGAATACTAAGATCAAAACTGATGGGGCAATTCTTAGTTATGACACCGCGCTTTTATGAGAAAAACAGAACGGGAGATTTAATGGCCCGTGCCACGAATGATTTGAAGGCTATTTCGACGACTGCCGGATTTGGTATTTTAACATTGGTTGACTCAAGCATGTTCATGCTGACGATTCTGATGACAATGGGAATTCTCATCAGCTGGCAGCTTACTTTTGCCGCGATTCTTCCACTGCCGATTATGGCGATTGCCATGGGAATCTACGGCAAGAAAATTCACGCCAGATTTATGGCAGCTCAGGACGCTTTTGGCGACATGAATGACCAGGTGCTTGAATCAGTGGCAGGCGTGCGGGTGATTCGTGCTTACGTTCAGGAAAAAGCAGATGTAAACCGATTTAACACGTTAACAGATGATGTTTTTCGGAAAAATGTAAGTGTAGCAAAAATTGACGCACTGTTTGAACCAACAATGAAATTGCTTGTCGGGATCAGCTATTTAATTGGACTCGGATATGGAGCTTACCTAGTCTTTCATAATGAAATCACCCTTGGTGAACTGGTGTCCTTTAACGTTTACCTGGGAATGATGATCTGGCCGATGTTTGCAATTGGAGAACTGATCAATATCATGCAGCGTGGAAACGCATCACTTGACCGGATCAGTGAAACATTATCTTATGAAGCGGATGTGAAAAATCATGAGCAGCCGCAGCATATAGATTCACCCAAAAAGATTGAGTTTAAAAATGTATCATTCCAATATCCTTCATCAGAAGTGGAGAACTTAAAAAATGTCAGCTTTACTGTAAATAAAGGGGACACAATCGGCATTGTCGGAAAAACCGGCAGCGGCAAGACGACAATCGTCAAACAGCTGCTCAGACAATATCCGGCTGGAAGCGGTCAGATTACAATGTCCGGAGTTCCGATTGAGAAAATCCCGCTTGAAACACTGCATCGTTTTATTGGCTATGTTCCTCAAGATCATGTGTTATTTTCAAGAACGGTAAGAGAGAATATTTTATTCGGAAAGAAAGATGGATCAGACGCAGAACTGAATAAAGCGATCGATCTCGCTTTTTTCAGAAAAGATCTTGAAATGCTGCCGGATGGTCTGAATACATTAGTAGGGGAAAAGGGTGTTGCGCTATCCGGAGGTCAAAAACAGCGGATCTCCATTGCACGTGCACTTTTGGTCAATCCGGAAATCCTGATGTTAGATGATTCCCTGTCAGCTGTTGATGCAAAAACAGAAACGGCCATCATTTCTAATATTAGAAATGAGCGTGCCGATAAGACAACATTCATTACGACACATCGTCTGTCTGCTGTAGAACACGCAGATTGGATACTTGTACTTGATGAAGGAAAAATCATTGAAGAAGGCAGGCACCAAACGCTGCTTGCGAATAACGGCTGGTACAAAGAGCAATATGAACGCCAGCAAATTGAAGCAGAAAACGAAGGCGGGGTAGGAGCATGA